A window of Treponema sp. J25 contains these coding sequences:
- a CDS encoding DeoR/GlpR family DNA-binding transcription regulator, translating into MFAIERINLIQKYLREHQQVDVKTLRELLNVSEVTIRRDLEKLEQEGFLLRTHGGAILTDSVSLVSTRPGTGTTEYSEIGKIASRLIQEGEFILLLAGNLTRQLARFLFQFSQITVLTNDIVIAGEISATQKNRCVLLGGEVSGQDQAVYGTLTLDDLERFHVDRVFVEVDGVSRDLDLSVTTQEKALLIRSARQRTGELVILCEAEGFYKNAFFSFGKARSGDIMVTDRHVSDEVKQHLFNANIKLFTTIDIYEGTP; encoded by the coding sequence ATGTTCGCTATTGAACGGATCAATCTGATACAAAAGTACCTGCGGGAACACCAACAGGTAGATGTAAAGACCCTTCGGGAGTTGCTCAACGTATCGGAAGTGACGATCCGGCGGGATCTGGAAAAGCTCGAACAGGAAGGGTTTCTTCTGCGAACCCACGGAGGGGCAATTCTTACTGATTCGGTCTCCCTGGTATCCACTCGACCGGGAACGGGAACCACCGAATACAGTGAAATTGGAAAAATTGCTTCCCGTCTTATCCAGGAAGGGGAGTTTATTTTACTTTTAGCGGGAAATCTTACCCGACAGCTTGCCCGCTTTCTTTTTCAATTCTCCCAGATTACGGTGCTTACCAACGATATCGTCATTGCGGGAGAAATCAGTGCTACTCAGAAAAATCGCTGCGTTCTTTTAGGCGGTGAGGTCTCCGGACAAGACCAGGCTGTATACGGGACCCTTACCCTGGATGATCTTGAACGTTTCCATGTGGATCGGGTTTTTGTAGAAGTCGATGGAGTTTCACGGGATCTTGATTTATCGGTCACCACCCAGGAAAAGGCCCTTCTCATTCGTTCTGCTCGCCAACGAACTGGGGAACTGGTTATTCTCTGTGAGGCAGAGGGATTTTATAAGAACGCTTTTTTTTCTTTCGGTAAAGCCCGAAGTGGTGATATAATGGTCACGGATCGTCATGTTTCGGATGAGGTAAAACAACATTTATTCAATGCCAATATTAAACTGTTTACTACTATTGACATTTACGAGGGGACCCCATGA
- the mmsA gene encoding multiple monosaccharide ABC transporter ATP-binding protein, with protein sequence MAQPILEMKHITKDFIGVRALSDVSFTVFDDEIHALVGENGAGKSTLMKIVSGVYPHGSYEGAFYFKGEECKFRDIKDSEAAGIVIIHQELALIPYLSIAENIFLGNERAKQGIIDWDDTIVEAKKLLKKVGLLENPNTLIADIGVGKQQLVEIAKALSKNVRLLILDEPTAALNDEESNKLLDLLLELKNHGVTSILISHKLNEVTRVADRITVLRDGKVIETLRNSEGEVNEDRIIKSMVGREIVDRYPARHVTIGEEVFRVEGLTVYDPTNEERAVIKNVSFYLRKGEVVGFAGLMGAGRTEIAMSIFGRSYGVHHQGTLYKNGKKITVHTVSDAIREGIAYVTEDRKNYGLVLINDIRTNISLSSLKSISRAGVIDEEKETTLAGQFRDSLKIKCAGLDQRVENLSGGNQQKVVLGKWIMANPDVLILDEPTRGIDVGAKYEIYTIINRLAAEGKAILMISSEMPELLGMCDRIYVVTEGEIAGELSREMASQENIMKIIMAHQRRERQSLAG encoded by the coding sequence ATGGCACAGCCGATTCTGGAAATGAAACACATCACCAAAGATTTTATCGGGGTGCGAGCCTTAAGTGATGTGAGTTTTACCGTATTCGATGATGAAATCCATGCCTTAGTAGGCGAAAATGGGGCCGGTAAATCGACCCTGATGAAAATCGTCAGTGGGGTATATCCCCATGGTTCCTATGAAGGGGCCTTTTATTTTAAAGGGGAAGAATGCAAATTTCGAGATATTAAGGATAGCGAAGCCGCGGGGATTGTCATCATTCACCAGGAATTAGCCCTTATCCCCTATCTTTCAATAGCAGAAAATATCTTTTTAGGAAATGAACGGGCAAAGCAGGGAATTATCGACTGGGATGATACGATCGTAGAAGCTAAGAAACTTCTTAAAAAGGTGGGGCTTCTGGAAAACCCCAACACCCTTATTGCTGATATTGGGGTGGGAAAGCAACAACTGGTAGAAATTGCCAAGGCCCTTTCCAAGAATGTGCGACTTTTAATCTTAGATGAGCCTACTGCTGCCCTCAATGATGAAGAAAGTAATAAGTTGCTGGATCTTCTTCTTGAATTAAAGAATCACGGAGTTACGAGTATTCTTATTTCCCATAAATTGAACGAAGTTACCCGAGTGGCCGACCGAATAACGGTGCTCCGGGATGGCAAGGTTATTGAAACATTAAGAAATAGCGAAGGAGAAGTAAACGAGGACCGCATTATTAAAAGCATGGTAGGTCGGGAAATTGTGGATCGCTACCCTGCTCGTCATGTGACCATTGGAGAGGAAGTGTTTAGGGTCGAGGGGCTCACCGTGTACGATCCTACAAATGAAGAACGGGCCGTCATAAAGAATGTGAGTTTTTATTTGAGAAAAGGCGAAGTAGTAGGTTTTGCGGGTCTTATGGGAGCAGGTAGGACGGAAATTGCGATGAGTATTTTTGGGCGTTCCTACGGGGTACATCATCAAGGTACACTATATAAAAATGGTAAGAAAATTACGGTCCATACCGTCAGCGATGCGATTCGGGAGGGAATTGCCTACGTTACGGAAGATAGAAAAAACTATGGCCTTGTGCTCATTAATGATATTCGTACTAATATTTCTCTTTCGAGTCTTAAGAGTATCAGTCGGGCTGGCGTAATCGACGAAGAAAAAGAAACAACCCTGGCTGGACAATTCCGGGATTCCCTCAAAATTAAGTGTGCAGGCCTTGATCAACGGGTAGAGAACCTCTCCGGTGGAAACCAGCAAAAGGTTGTTTTGGGAAAATGGATCATGGCAAATCCGGATGTGCTCATCCTGGATGAACCTACCCGGGGTATCGATGTGGGAGCGAAGTACGAAATTTATACGATTATTAATCGGCTTGCCGCAGAGGGAAAGGCTATTTTAATGATTTCTTCGGAAATGCCTGAACTCCTGGGCATGTGCGATCGGATTTATGTAGTAACCGAAGGGGAAATTGCAGGAGAACTTTCCCGCGAGATGGCAAGCCAAGAAAACATCATGAAAATTATTATGGCACATCAACGACGTGAACGACAAAGCCTGGCAGGATAG
- the chvE gene encoding multiple monosaccharide ABC transporter substrate-binding protein, with protein MKKLGSISLALVLIVALGFVACGKGGQAGGKKTLFVGIAMPTQSSQRWIQDGGNMKKILESRGYKVDLQYAEDNIDAQIAQLENMITKGVNCLVIASIDGESLTNVLKKAAAAKIPVIAYDRLIRNTPHVDYYATFDNYKVGVQQGSYIVEKLGLKEGKGPYNIEIFAGSPDDNNAYFFYNGAMDQLKPYIEKGQLVVRSGQIEFAKVATLRWDGATAQQRMDNILTAYYTNAKLDAVLSPYDGISIGVLSALKSVGYGRGGKKLPIVTGQDAEIPSVKSIIAGEQAHTIFKDTRVLAEKAADMVDAVLQGKPAPVNDTTTYNNGVKVVPSYLCEPVSVDITNYKEVLIGSGYYTEDQLK; from the coding sequence ATGAAGAAACTCGGTAGTATCAGCCTTGCCCTGGTCCTCATCGTGGCATTGGGTTTTGTGGCCTGCGGTAAGGGGGGACAGGCAGGGGGTAAGAAGACCCTCTTTGTAGGGATCGCCATGCCCACCCAATCGTCCCAGCGCTGGATCCAGGATGGGGGTAACATGAAGAAGATCCTGGAAAGCCGGGGGTATAAGGTGGATCTCCAGTATGCGGAAGATAACATCGATGCTCAGATTGCCCAATTGGAGAATATGATTACCAAGGGAGTGAACTGTCTCGTAATCGCCTCTATCGATGGTGAATCCCTTACTAATGTTCTTAAAAAAGCGGCGGCTGCAAAGATCCCGGTTATCGCCTATGATCGGCTGATTCGCAATACTCCCCATGTGGACTATTATGCTACTTTTGATAACTACAAGGTTGGGGTCCAACAGGGAAGCTACATCGTAGAAAAGCTGGGCCTTAAAGAAGGAAAGGGACCCTATAACATCGAAATTTTTGCCGGTTCTCCTGACGATAACAATGCCTACTTCTTCTACAATGGCGCGATGGATCAGCTAAAGCCCTATATCGAAAAAGGCCAACTGGTGGTTCGCTCTGGTCAGATTGAATTTGCTAAGGTAGCGACCCTCCGCTGGGATGGGGCTACCGCCCAGCAGCGGATGGATAACATTCTTACGGCCTATTACACCAATGCTAAGTTGGATGCGGTACTTTCTCCGTATGACGGAATTTCCATTGGAGTCCTTTCTGCCCTTAAGAGCGTGGGGTATGGACGGGGTGGTAAAAAGCTTCCCATTGTAACCGGTCAGGATGCGGAGATTCCTTCGGTTAAATCGATTATTGCGGGTGAACAGGCTCATACCATCTTTAAGGATACCCGGGTTCTAGCAGAAAAGGCGGCGGATATGGTTGATGCGGTGCTCCAGGGGAAACCAGCCCCCGTGAATGATACTACTACCTATAACAATGGGGTGAAAGTAGTTCCCTCGTATCTCTGTGAGCCCGTTTCGGTGGATATCACCAACTATAAAGAGGTTCTTATTGGAAGCGGGTATTACACGGAAGACCAGTTAAAGTAA